A portion of the Oscillospiraceae bacterium genome contains these proteins:
- a CDS encoding DUF5711 family protein has protein sequence MRKIHRGSSPAEGEPLSAGRVEYLEAARQRARNRRLRRGAIIVAVLTVLVLFATGAVGTSIARAKDLVDSVHITLTPNTGWPQQTGITEPTAVAKLSGGFAEMDTDSCVVYSFGGAKLNSVQSGYARPALAAGKSRFVLYNRSGNELRVESRTQNLYTKTLDSSIYLCAVADAGQVAVATDDTDSVAKLTVYSSAMEQVLSWNLTSAEGTPLRMAFSPDSRRIAVAAVTANGGQLTTNLYVLALAQGDPVQLGTATSVPQWLGWLSGDSVLALYEDRAVLYGANGGEKASYDFGGSTLVDVDTENGGVALLLSGGQTCTAVLLDNSLGVQYSGNVPAASHILRAADGFYLLTDSTVECFNKAGEFQWTQPMDAKPQAGVLNGRQLLVFSGNTVQQVTAPEPDSSSAS, from the coding sequence ATGAGAAAGATTCATCGCGGCAGTTCCCCGGCAGAGGGCGAGCCGCTCTCGGCCGGACGGGTCGAGTATCTGGAAGCAGCGCGTCAGCGGGCACGCAACCGTCGGCTGCGCCGCGGGGCCATCATCGTGGCGGTGCTCACGGTGCTGGTCCTGTTTGCCACCGGCGCGGTGGGCACCTCCATTGCCCGTGCCAAGGATCTGGTGGACAGTGTGCACATCACCCTGACTCCGAACACAGGATGGCCGCAGCAGACCGGCATCACCGAGCCCACGGCGGTGGCAAAACTGTCCGGCGGCTTTGCGGAGATGGATACGGACAGCTGTGTGGTGTACAGCTTTGGCGGTGCAAAGCTCAACAGCGTCCAGAGCGGCTATGCCCGCCCGGCGCTGGCAGCCGGGAAAAGCCGCTTTGTGCTGTACAACCGCTCCGGCAATGAGCTGCGGGTGGAGAGCCGCACCCAGAACCTGTACACCAAAACGCTGGACAGCAGCATCTACCTGTGCGCCGTGGCGGATGCCGGGCAGGTGGCCGTAGCCACCGACGACACCGACAGCGTGGCAAAGCTGACCGTGTACTCGTCCGCCATGGAACAGGTACTGAGCTGGAACCTGACCAGCGCCGAGGGCACCCCGCTGCGCATGGCCTTTTCACCGGACAGCCGCCGCATTGCGGTGGCGGCGGTGACTGCGAACGGCGGTCAGCTGACCACGAACCTCTATGTGTTGGCCCTTGCGCAGGGCGACCCGGTACAGCTGGGCACTGCCACCAGCGTGCCCCAGTGGCTGGGCTGGCTGAGCGGGGACAGCGTGCTGGCCCTTTATGAGGACCGGGCGGTGCTGTACGGTGCCAACGGCGGCGAGAAGGCCAGCTATGACTTCGGCGGCAGTACCCTTGTGGATGTGGACACCGAAAACGGCGGCGTGGCCCTGCTGCTGAGCGGCGGCCAGACCTGCACCGCCGTGCTGCTGGACAACAGCCTGGGCGTGCAGTACAGCGGCAATGTGCCGGCGGCCAGCCACATCCTCCGCGCAGCCGATGGCTTCTATTTGCTCACCGACAGCACGGTGGAATGCTTCAACAAGGCGGGGGAGTTCCAGTGGACCCAGCCGATGGATGCAAAGCCCCAGGCGGGTGTGCTCAATGGTCGGCAGCTGCTGGTGTTCAGCGGAAATACAGTGCAGCAGGTCACGGCACCGGAGCCGGACAGCTCCAGTGCGTCCTGA
- the truA gene encoding tRNA pseudouridine(38-40) synthase TruA, translating into MNFLLTLAYDGTNYCGFQVQPNGRSVAAVFQDALEAVLGTRPDIKGCSRTDAGVHALGFRLNFHADTRIPPEKLPLALNQHLPPDIRVLAARVVPEDFHARYAAHTKTYLYRIHNHPIDSPFDAAYYTRMPKHLDEVRMQAAAQQFVGTHDFLALCAAGSSAAAHGDTVRTITDCHVTRRGDEIDIEVTADGYLYNMVRILAGTLCEVGAGRMQPEEIPGILAGCDRSQAGPTLPAKGLFLKCVEYPDMKENHS; encoded by the coding sequence ATGAACTTTTTACTGACCCTTGCCTACGATGGCACGAATTACTGCGGGTTTCAGGTGCAGCCCAACGGGCGCAGCGTAGCGGCCGTGTTTCAGGATGCGCTGGAAGCCGTGCTGGGCACCCGGCCGGACATCAAGGGCTGCAGCCGCACGGATGCCGGGGTGCACGCGCTGGGCTTTCGGCTCAACTTCCACGCCGACACCCGCATCCCGCCGGAAAAGCTGCCGCTGGCGCTGAACCAGCACCTGCCGCCGGACATCCGGGTGCTGGCGGCGCGGGTGGTGCCGGAGGATTTCCATGCCCGGTATGCGGCCCACACCAAGACCTATCTGTACCGCATCCACAACCACCCCATCGACTCGCCCTTTGACGCGGCCTACTACACCCGGATGCCGAAGCATCTGGACGAAGTGCGGATGCAGGCAGCGGCGCAGCAGTTCGTGGGTACCCACGATTTTCTGGCCCTGTGTGCGGCGGGGTCATCCGCCGCAGCCCATGGCGACACGGTGCGCACCATCACCGACTGCCATGTCACCCGGCGGGGCGACGAGATCGACATTGAGGTGACGGCGGACGGCTACCTGTACAACATGGTGCGCATTCTGGCGGGCACCTTGTGTGAAGTGGGCGCGGGCCGGATGCAGCCGGAAGAGATCCCGGGCATCCTGGCCGGCTGCGACCGCAGCCAGGCGGGGCCGACCCTGCCGGCAAAGGGGCTGTTCCTGAAATGTGTGGAATACCCGGATATGAAGGAGAACCATTCATGA
- a CDS encoding class I SAM-dependent methyltransferase, producing MRPADTWKDYELLDATNGNRLERWGETILIRPDPQVVWKTPKQSPLWAKADAVYHRSNQGGGEWEYKRRLPEKWKIHCGEGDDRLTLIVSPTGFKHTGVFPEQAVNWAWYQQKIRAAGRPVKVLNLFGYTGGATLACAAAGATVCHVDASKGIVAWGKDNAVASGMADRPIRWLVDDCAKFVAREKRRGNTYDGIIMDPPSYGRGPGGEIWKLEDCIYDLISQCEEVLSDKPLFFAVNSYTTGLSPAVMEYMLKTTLVPRFGGKTSCDEIGLPVSATGGVVPCGATAIWEE from the coding sequence ATGCGCCCTGCAGATACCTGGAAAGACTACGAACTGCTGGATGCCACCAACGGCAACCGTCTGGAGCGCTGGGGTGAGACGATCCTCATCCGGCCGGACCCGCAGGTGGTGTGGAAAACACCGAAGCAAAGCCCGCTGTGGGCCAAGGCGGATGCCGTATACCACCGCTCCAATCAGGGCGGCGGCGAGTGGGAGTACAAGCGCCGCCTGCCCGAAAAGTGGAAGATCCACTGCGGCGAAGGGGACGACCGGCTCACCCTCATTGTGAGCCCCACCGGCTTCAAGCACACCGGTGTGTTCCCGGAGCAGGCCGTCAACTGGGCCTGGTACCAGCAGAAGATCCGCGCCGCCGGTCGCCCGGTGAAGGTGCTGAACCTGTTCGGCTACACCGGCGGTGCCACGCTGGCCTGTGCCGCTGCCGGGGCCACCGTCTGCCATGTGGACGCCTCCAAGGGCATCGTGGCCTGGGGCAAGGACAACGCTGTGGCCAGCGGCATGGCCGACCGGCCCATCCGCTGGCTGGTGGACGACTGTGCCAAGTTCGTGGCGCGGGAAAAGCGCCGCGGCAACACCTATGACGGCATCATCATGGACCCGCCCAGCTACGGCCGCGGCCCCGGCGGCGAGATCTGGAAGCTGGAGGACTGCATCTACGACCTGATCAGCCAGTGCGAAGAGGTGCTGAGCGACAAGCCCCTCTTCTTTGCGGTCAACAGCTACACCACCGGCCTGTCTCCGGCGGTCATGGAATATATGCTCAAGACCACGCTGGTGCCCCGCTTTGGCGGCAAGACCAGCTGCGATGAGATCGGCCTGCCGGTGTCCGCCACCGGCGGCGTGGTGCCCTGCGGTGCCACGGCCATTTGGGAAGAATAA
- a CDS encoding energy-coupling factor transporter ATPase: MSETILTAENLKFRYDSEQPVYALDGVSTSVKRGEFVAVLGANGCGKSTLAKHFNAILLPESGKVYVEGMDTSDDSKLYDIRQTVGMVFQNPDNQIVATVVEEDVAFALENLGVPPDEMRRRVDESMKMAGIYEFRERAPHNLSGGQKQRVAIAGVVAMRPDCLILDEATAMLDPRGREQVMQTIHHLNKNMGITVVSITHYMEEAAQADRVLVMSKGHVVMEGTPKEVFSQTEKVRALHLDVPQAAELRDELAKAGIPMPEGIIDTGECAQALYELLK, from the coding sequence ATGAGTGAAACGATTTTAACAGCAGAAAACTTAAAGTTCCGCTATGACAGTGAACAGCCTGTTTATGCGCTGGACGGCGTATCGACAAGCGTGAAACGCGGCGAGTTCGTGGCCGTGCTGGGTGCCAACGGCTGCGGCAAATCCACGCTGGCTAAGCACTTCAACGCCATCTTGCTGCCGGAAAGCGGCAAGGTCTATGTGGAAGGCATGGACACCAGCGATGACAGCAAACTCTACGACATCCGCCAGACGGTGGGCATGGTGTTCCAGAACCCGGATAACCAGATCGTGGCCACCGTGGTGGAAGAGGATGTGGCCTTTGCGCTGGAGAATCTGGGTGTGCCGCCGGACGAGATGCGCCGCCGAGTGGATGAGTCCATGAAGATGGCCGGCATCTACGAGTTCCGGGAGCGGGCACCCCACAACCTGTCCGGCGGCCAGAAGCAGCGCGTGGCCATTGCAGGCGTGGTGGCCATGCGGCCGGACTGCCTGATTTTGGATGAAGCCACCGCCATGCTGGACCCCCGGGGCCGGGAGCAGGTGATGCAGACCATCCACCACCTGAACAAGAACATGGGCATCACCGTGGTGTCCATCACCCACTACATGGAAGAGGCCGCCCAGGCCGACCGTGTGCTGGTGATGAGCAAGGGCCATGTGGTGATGGAGGGCACCCCGAAAGAGGTGTTCAGCCAGACCGAGAAGGTGCGCGCGCTGCATCTGGATGTGCCGCAGGCCGCAGAGCTGCGGGACGAGCTGGCGAAGGCCGGCATCCCGATGCCGGAGGGCATCATCGACACCGGCGAGTGCGCACAGGCACTGTATGAGCTGCTGAAGTAA
- a CDS encoding energy-coupling factor transporter transmembrane protein EcfT, which produces MLRDITIGQHFPGTSLVHRFDPRMKLVLTIVYIVLLFAASNPLGLTLSILFLALMYKVAQIPFKMILKSLKPILPIVVFTAVLNLFFVSGEGDPLVKLGFLTIYAEGVRYAVLMAVRVMALIAGTSLLTYTTSPIVLTDAIEQLLKPLGRLHFPVHELAMMMSIALRFIPTLIEETDKIMNAQKARGAQLDTGKMLDRVKALVPVLIPLFISAFRRADELAMAMECRCYRGGDGRTRLKVLRCTKQDYIDLAFCIVCFAVILSSRWVFPNF; this is translated from the coding sequence ATGCTGAGAGATATCACCATCGGCCAGCACTTCCCGGGCACGAGCCTTGTGCACCGGTTCGACCCGCGCATGAAGCTGGTGCTGACCATCGTTTACATCGTGCTGCTGTTTGCGGCATCCAACCCGCTGGGGCTGACCCTTTCCATCCTGTTCCTTGCGCTGATGTACAAGGTGGCGCAGATCCCCTTCAAGATGATCCTCAAGAGCCTGAAGCCCATTCTGCCCATCGTGGTGTTCACGGCGGTGCTCAACCTGTTCTTTGTGTCGGGCGAGGGCGACCCGCTGGTAAAGCTGGGCTTTCTGACCATTTACGCCGAGGGCGTGCGCTACGCGGTGCTCATGGCCGTGCGTGTCATGGCACTGATCGCGGGCACCAGCCTGCTCACCTATACCACCAGCCCCATCGTGCTGACGGATGCCATTGAACAGCTGCTCAAGCCTTTGGGCAGGCTGCACTTCCCGGTGCACGAGCTGGCCATGATGATGAGCATCGCTCTGCGGTTCATCCCCACCCTGATCGAGGAGACCGACAAGATCATGAACGCCCAGAAGGCCCGCGGTGCCCAGCTGGACACCGGCAAGATGCTGGACCGGGTCAAGGCGCTGGTGCCGGTGCTCATCCCGCTGTTCATCTCGGCCTTCCGCCGTGCCGACGAGCTGGCCATGGCCATGGAGTGCCGCTGCTACCGCGGCGGCGACGGCCGCACCCGGCTCAAGGTGCTGCGCTGCACGAAGCAGGACTACATCGACCTGGCGTTCTGCATCGTCTGCTTTGCGGTGATCCTGTCGTCCCGGTGGGTGTTCCCGAATTTTTAA
- the ruvC gene encoding crossover junction endodeoxyribonuclease RuvC, translating into MRVLGIDPGYAIVGWGVVDYVGNRFAPVDFGAVCTDAGVPFERRLDEVYTGVKVVIERTKPEVLAIEKLFYQHNQTTVIGVAEARGVILLAAAQAGLPIYEYTPMQVKQAVTGYGKAVKKQVQEMTRMLLSLPAVPKPDDTADALAMAITFCHTNGNQLNRFTRRVAGPI; encoded by the coding sequence ATGAGAGTTTTGGGCATCGACCCCGGCTACGCCATCGTGGGCTGGGGCGTGGTGGATTATGTGGGCAACCGGTTTGCGCCGGTGGATTTTGGTGCCGTATGCACCGACGCGGGCGTACCCTTTGAGCGCCGCCTGGACGAGGTGTACACCGGTGTCAAGGTGGTCATCGAGCGGACGAAGCCGGAGGTGCTGGCCATCGAAAAGCTGTTCTATCAGCACAACCAGACCACCGTCATCGGCGTGGCCGAGGCCCGCGGGGTGATCCTGCTGGCGGCGGCGCAGGCGGGGCTGCCCATCTACGAGTACACCCCCATGCAGGTCAAGCAGGCGGTCACCGGGTACGGCAAGGCGGTCAAAAAGCAGGTGCAGGAGATGACCCGCATGCTGCTGAGCCTGCCGGCTGTGCCAAAGCCCGACGACACCGCCGACGCTTTGGCCATGGCCATTACGTTCTGCCATACCAACGGCAATCAGCTGAATCGTTTTACCCGCCGTGTGGCCGGGCCGATCTGA
- the ruvB gene encoding Holliday junction branch migration DNA helicase RuvB, translating into MQDETALYGAKMMQPGMTAADSEENNLRPQHLEDYIGQEKVKQNLKIYLEAAKRRGEPVDHILLYGPPGLGKTTLAGIIANEMGVQIRITSGPAIEKPGDLAALLTNLQEGDVLFIDEIHRLSRQVEEVLYPALEDYALDIMIGKGPSAQSIRINLPRFTLVGATTRAGQITGPLRDRFGVLLKLELYGPDELARIIMRSAGILDQPITPEGAYELAKCSRGTPRVANRFLKRIRDFATVLGDGVIDRDVALMGLKRMDVDALGLDELDRSVLRAIIEMYNGGPVGLETLAAALGEEAVTLEDLCEPYLMQMGFLTRTPRGRCVTRLAYEHLGMKAPESGAPEDNGQQSLF; encoded by the coding sequence ATGCAGGACGAAACCGCGCTGTACGGCGCAAAAATGATGCAGCCCGGCATGACCGCTGCGGACAGCGAGGAAAACAACCTCCGCCCGCAGCATCTGGAGGACTACATCGGGCAGGAAAAAGTCAAGCAGAACCTGAAGATCTATCTGGAAGCCGCCAAGCGGCGCGGGGAGCCGGTGGACCACATCCTGCTCTATGGCCCGCCGGGCCTGGGCAAGACCACTCTGGCCGGGATCATCGCCAACGAGATGGGGGTGCAGATCCGCATCACCAGCGGCCCGGCCATTGAAAAGCCCGGCGACCTGGCCGCCCTGCTGACCAACCTGCAGGAGGGCGATGTGTTGTTCATCGACGAGATCCACCGCCTGTCCCGGCAGGTGGAAGAGGTGCTGTACCCGGCGCTGGAGGACTACGCGCTGGATATCATGATCGGAAAGGGCCCCAGCGCCCAGAGCATCCGCATCAACCTGCCGCGGTTCACCCTGGTAGGGGCCACCACCCGGGCGGGCCAGATCACCGGTCCTTTGCGGGACCGCTTCGGCGTGCTGCTCAAGCTGGAGCTGTACGGCCCGGACGAGCTGGCCCGCATCATCATGCGGTCGGCGGGCATCCTGGACCAGCCCATCACGCCGGAAGGTGCCTACGAGCTGGCCAAGTGCAGCCGGGGCACGCCCCGTGTGGCCAACCGCTTTTTGAAGCGCATCCGCGACTTTGCCACGGTGTTGGGGGACGGCGTCATTGACCGGGATGTGGCCCTGATGGGTCTCAAGCGCATGGACGTGGACGCTTTGGGTCTGGATGAGCTGGACCGCAGCGTGCTGCGTGCCATCATCGAGATGTACAACGGCGGCCCGGTGGGTCTGGAGACGCTGGCGGCGGCTCTGGGCGAAGAGGCCGTGACGCTGGAGGACCTGTGTGAGCCGTATCTGATGCAGATGGGCTTTCTGACCCGGACGCCTCGGGGCCGGTGCGTGACCCGCCTGGCCTACGAGCATCTGGGCATGAAAGCCCCGGAGTCCGGGGCACCGGAGGACAACGGCCAGCAGAGCCTGTTCTGA
- a CDS encoding energy-coupling factor transporter ATPase, whose product MADIIKVEHLSYVYNPGMPNAVTALDDVSFAVEEGDFVGIIGATGSGKSTLITHMNGLNKPTSGKIYIDGRDLWADPEKIRDFRFLTGLVFQYPEYQLFEETCYKDIAFGPKNMGLDEAEIDRRVHEAADFVGLDPALLERSPFELSGGQKRRVAVAGVMAMRPRILVLDEPAAGLDPEGRDDILSEVKEYHKKTGTTVLLVSHSMEDIAKYANRVLVMSNKKIAMYDTVEKVFARAPELLGLGLSVPQVTKIFLKLREMGVDVPADVYTIPYAVKMILEAKRRRDAGETLVLPRADKQEGGADKC is encoded by the coding sequence ATGGCAGATATCATCAAAGTAGAACATCTGAGCTACGTCTACAACCCCGGCATGCCCAATGCGGTCACCGCGCTGGATGACGTGAGCTTTGCGGTGGAAGAGGGCGACTTTGTGGGCATCATCGGGGCTACCGGCTCCGGCAAGAGCACTCTCATCACCCACATGAACGGCCTGAACAAGCCCACCAGCGGTAAGATCTACATCGACGGCCGCGACCTGTGGGCCGACCCGGAAAAGATCCGGGACTTCCGCTTCCTCACCGGTCTGGTATTCCAGTACCCGGAATACCAGCTGTTTGAGGAGACTTGCTATAAGGACATCGCCTTTGGCCCGAAGAACATGGGCCTGGACGAGGCGGAGATCGACCGCCGCGTGCACGAGGCCGCAGACTTCGTGGGTCTGGACCCGGCATTGCTGGAGCGCAGCCCCTTTGAGCTGTCCGGCGGCCAGAAGCGTCGTGTGGCGGTGGCAGGCGTCATGGCCATGCGGCCCCGCATCCTGGTGCTGGACGAGCCTGCCGCCGGTCTGGACCCGGAGGGCCGGGACGACATCCTCTCGGAAGTGAAGGAGTACCACAAAAAGACCGGCACCACCGTGCTGCTGGTGTCCCACAGCATGGAGGACATTGCCAAGTACGCCAACCGCGTGCTGGTGATGAGCAACAAGAAGATCGCCATGTACGACACGGTGGAAAAGGTGTTTGCCCGGGCTCCGGAGCTGCTGGGGCTGGGCCTGAGCGTGCCGCAGGTGACCAAGATCTTCCTCAAGCTGCGGGAAATGGGCGTGGATGTGCCTGCCGACGTGTACACCATCCCCTATGCCGTCAAGATGATCCTGGAGGCCAAGCGCCGCCGGGATGCCGGGGAGACCCTTGTGCTCCCGCGCGCAGACAAGCAGGAAGGGGGCGCTGACAAATGCTGA
- a CDS encoding tyrosine-type recombinase/integrase yields the protein MAKKKTIPQYTSVERKGIQYYRTRILDADGKQVSLYATTCEELYEKQLAARRQVQEILFHRQHPTVAEYCEKWLVMQSAKVSAATLKGYTSNMRNYVIKPMGDMYMEEVTADDIRLALVPLSKKSEGLYNKVNMLIKCVFYSAERSQLLEDNPCAGISGKGGKPAQKKDALSDQQVAVLLETIKGLPPYLFVMIGLYAGLRREEALALQWDCVFLDVPTPYISVRRAWRAEHNRPVVSTVLKTKAARRDIPIPKCLADCLREAKAASKSDYVIADSEGQPLSYSQFKRVWQYIVVRSTKERTYYKYVNGQSIKYTVKPTLGTRQKNNPRIVYTLDFEVTPHQLRHTYITNLLYAGADPKTVQYLAGHENSKTTMDIYAKVKYNKPDELFDVVNQALHPSDLAENACD from the coding sequence ATGGCTAAGAAAAAAACAATTCCCCAGTATACAAGTGTGGAGCGAAAAGGAATCCAGTATTACAGGACAAGGATTCTGGACGCCGATGGCAAACAGGTCAGCTTGTACGCAACGACTTGTGAGGAACTTTACGAGAAGCAATTAGCGGCGAGACGGCAAGTGCAGGAGATTCTCTTTCACCGGCAGCATCCGACCGTCGCAGAGTATTGCGAGAAATGGCTGGTGATGCAATCTGCAAAGGTTTCGGCAGCCACTCTGAAAGGATATACTTCCAACATGAGGAACTACGTCATCAAGCCAATGGGCGATATGTATATGGAGGAAGTAACGGCTGACGACATTCGGTTGGCGTTGGTGCCACTGTCCAAGAAGTCCGAGGGCCTGTATAACAAAGTGAATATGCTCATCAAGTGTGTTTTCTATTCTGCTGAGCGCAGCCAGCTCCTTGAAGATAACCCCTGTGCGGGAATATCGGGCAAGGGCGGGAAGCCAGCACAGAAGAAGGATGCGCTGAGCGACCAGCAGGTAGCGGTGCTTCTGGAGACCATCAAAGGGTTGCCGCCATACCTCTTTGTAATGATCGGCTTATACGCTGGCCTGCGCCGGGAAGAAGCCCTTGCCCTCCAATGGGACTGTGTATTCCTGGATGTTCCCACTCCGTACATCTCAGTGCGGCGAGCATGGCGAGCGGAACACAATCGCCCGGTGGTCTCTACGGTTCTAAAGACCAAGGCGGCTCGGAGAGACATTCCCATTCCCAAGTGCCTGGCCGACTGCCTGCGGGAAGCGAAGGCTGCCTCCAAGTCCGATTATGTGATTGCCGACAGCGAGGGACAACCCTTGTCCTACTCACAGTTCAAGCGAGTGTGGCAGTACATTGTTGTCCGTTCCACCAAGGAGCGCACCTATTATAAATATGTGAACGGGCAGAGCATCAAGTACACGGTAAAGCCGACCCTGGGAACCCGCCAGAAAAACAACCCAAGGATCGTCTACACCCTTGATTTTGAAGTGACACCCCACCAGCTCCGGCACACCTACATCACAAATTTGCTCTATGCAGGCGCTGATCCCAAGACGGTTCAGTATCTTGCCGGACATGAAAATAGCAAAACAACTATGGACATTTATGCAAAGGTCAAGTATAATAAGCCTGACGAACTTTTCGATGTGGTGAACCAGGCACTTCACCCATCTGACCTTGCGGAGAACGCTTGCGATTGA
- the glmM gene encoding phosphoglucosamine mutase — MGKYFGTDGVRGVAGADLTCELAMKIGRGAAAVLTGSTGHRPRILIGKDTRQSGDMLEAALTAGLCSVGADVESLGVLPTPAVAYLVRKYNADAGVVISASHNPMEFNGIKIFAGSGYKLPDEVENQIEAYIDNDCAGIQLMTGDDVGRVYRRDDGLQDYVDHLYESIHGDLSGLNVCVDCANGASAVVAQKLFPQLGAKCTFLGISPDGENINKGVGSTHLDNLEKAVVAGGFDCGIAFDGDADRCLACDEKGREMDGDKIIALLAMTMKEKNRLDGDTAVVTVMSNLGFIKYMESQGIHTEKTAVGDRYVLENMRENGYAIGGEQSGHVILLHHATTGDGELTAGKLLKLLAESGKKMSELNGIYEQYPQVLVNVTANAAQKAAYKEDEVLAGFIENEQQKLMGMGRVLVRVSGTEPKLRVMVEGQDLEAIHRCADRIVEKINKRILKQ, encoded by the coding sequence ATGGGTAAGTATTTTGGAACCGACGGTGTGCGCGGCGTGGCCGGTGCAGACCTGACCTGTGAACTGGCAATGAAGATCGGCCGCGGCGCGGCAGCGGTGCTCACCGGCAGCACCGGCCACCGCCCCCGCATCCTGATCGGCAAGGACACCCGCCAGTCCGGCGACATGCTGGAAGCTGCCCTGACCGCCGGTCTGTGCAGCGTGGGTGCGGACGTGGAGAGTCTGGGCGTGCTGCCCACCCCCGCCGTGGCCTATCTGGTGCGCAAGTACAACGCGGACGCCGGTGTGGTCATTTCGGCCTCCCACAACCCGATGGAGTTCAACGGCATCAAGATCTTTGCGGGCAGCGGCTACAAGCTGCCGGATGAGGTGGAAAACCAGATCGAGGCTTACATCGACAACGACTGTGCGGGCATCCAGCTGATGACCGGCGACGATGTGGGCCGCGTGTACCGCCGCGATGACGGCCTGCAGGACTATGTGGACCATCTGTACGAGTCCATCCACGGCGACCTGTCCGGCCTGAACGTCTGCGTCGACTGCGCCAACGGCGCTTCCGCCGTGGTGGCACAGAAGCTGTTCCCCCAGCTGGGCGCTAAGTGCACCTTCCTGGGCATCAGCCCGGACGGCGAGAACATCAACAAGGGTGTGGGCAGCACGCATCTGGACAATCTGGAAAAGGCCGTGGTGGCCGGCGGTTTTGACTGCGGCATCGCCTTTGACGGCGATGCCGACCGCTGCCTTGCCTGCGACGAGAAGGGCCGCGAGATGGACGGCGACAAGATCATTGCCCTGCTGGCCATGACCATGAAGGAGAAGAACCGTCTGGACGGCGACACGGCCGTTGTGACCGTAATGTCCAACCTGGGCTTCATCAAGTACATGGAGAGCCAGGGCATCCACACCGAAAAGACCGCTGTGGGCGACCGCTATGTGCTGGAGAACATGCGCGAGAACGGCTACGCCATCGGCGGCGAGCAGAGCGGCCATGTGATCCTGCTGCACCATGCCACCACCGGTGACGGCGAGCTGACCGCCGGCAAGCTGCTCAAGCTGCTGGCCGAGAGCGGCAAGAAGATGAGCGAGCTGAACGGCATCTATGAACAGTACCCCCAGGTGCTGGTGAATGTGACCGCCAATGCTGCCCAGAAGGCCGCCTACAAAGAGGACGAAGTACTGGCCGGTTTCATTGAGAACGAGCAGCAGAAGCTGATGGGCATGGGCCGCGTGCTGGTGCGCGTGTCCGGCACCGAGCCCAAGCTCCGCGTGATGGTGGAGGGCCAGGATCTGGAGGCCATCCACCGCTGTGCTGACCGCATTGTGGAAAAGATCAACAAACGAATTCTGAAGCAGTAA
- the ruvA gene encoding Holliday junction branch migration protein RuvA, whose translation MIYCLTGKIVKKSMSAVVLSCGGVGYYAQCPASVAGALPGVGKEATLYTVMSVTENDVSLYGFATEEQQACFEMLTAVSGVGPKVGLAILSVMEPQRVALAISAGDHKAFKAASGVGPKLAQRIVLELKDKVAKGFVDGISLEDVAGAASDAPASQSSAQAIAALVSLGYSQSEAALAISKIDATLPVEEIIKLALRGMAGRR comes from the coding sequence ATGATCTACTGTCTGACTGGAAAAATCGTAAAAAAAAGCATGAGTGCGGTGGTGCTCAGCTGCGGCGGCGTGGGCTACTATGCCCAGTGCCCGGCCAGTGTGGCGGGGGCCCTGCCCGGTGTGGGCAAGGAAGCCACCCTCTACACCGTGATGAGTGTGACCGAAAACGACGTGAGCCTGTACGGTTTTGCCACCGAGGAGCAGCAGGCCTGCTTTGAGATGCTCACCGCCGTGTCCGGCGTGGGCCCCAAGGTGGGGCTGGCCATCCTCAGCGTGATGGAGCCGCAGCGGGTGGCGCTGGCCATTTCGGCCGGGGATCACAAGGCGTTCAAGGCGGCCTCCGGCGTTGGCCCCAAGCTGGCCCAGCGCATCGTGCTGGAACTGAAGGACAAGGTGGCCAAGGGCTTTGTGGACGGCATCTCGCTGGAGGATGTGGCCGGTGCTGCGTCCGACGCACCGGCCTCCCAGAGTTCGGCACAGGCCATTGCAGCGCTGGTATCGCTGGGCTACAGCCAGAGCGAGGCGGCGCTGGCCATTTCCAAGATCGACGCGACCTTGCCCGTGGAAGAGATCATCAAGCTGGCCCTGCGCGGCATGGCAGGCAGGAGGTAA